The following proteins come from a genomic window of Macaca fascicularis isolate 582-1 chromosome 8, T2T-MFA8v1.1:
- the LOC123575122 gene encoding uncharacterized protein: MEWNATHTQHTHNAPHLAAHSRPPPQSRKPRASPLSPRACPSQDSPRSRRRLASSRARVGGKVGQREERRDEPHSREAPAPGAARDAKPAPDPGAPRLLPRSAWRFRLGRVRRGLRERACARVPGSGPPPPGSFRVLAGSRELRGRRSTPGGARCSAPPARAGTMEPELVPRRRGGGRAPVRRPGSPDLVPLFSRPRRRRLTLLADRAPSLRGGPGAAACPTAARVPCALWGAPSSDGRKSSGSAAFRAAARSRPGKARSPQCATRSLGPVRTWPCCRHSPGSSARYGCTSVPAPAHCRPPPRTPRLWPKERSERCAPARREGSPSHSHRRWSLLRLRPLPLPAGPCSSPAAAPEEGEPAERAELSGALPFSSCSLVSFGACAPASERVPEGAGIHII; encoded by the exons ATGGAGTGGaatgcaacacacacacaacacacacacaacgcACCCCACCTCGCCGCCCACTCCCGCCCTCCTCCCCAGTCCAGGAAACCGCGGGCCTCGCCGCTTTCGCCCCGGGCCTGTCCTTCCCAGGACTCACCGAGGAGCCGCCGCCGCCTCGCCAGCTCCCGAGCGCGAGTTGGCGGAAAAGTTGGGCAGCGGGAAGAGCGGCGGGACGAGC CGCACAGCCGGGAGGCTCCGGCGCCGGGGGCCGCTCGGGACGCCAAGCCAGCCCCGGATCCGGGGGCGCCGCGACTCTTACCTCGCTCGGCGTGGAGGTTCCGCCTCGGGAGAGTCCGCCGTGGCTTGCGCGAGCGGGCGTGTGCCCGCGTCCCCGGCTCCGGCCCGCCGCCCCCGGGCTCTTTTCGGGTCCTGGCGGGGTCGCGAGAGCTCCGCGGCCGGCGCTCGACTCCCGGCGGCGCTCGGTGCTCGGCGCCTCCAGCCCGGGCGGGAACAATGGAGCCGGAGCTGGTGCCCCGGaggcggggcggggggagggcTCCCGTCCGCCGCCCGGGGTCTCCAGACCTTGTGCCCCTCTTTTCCAGACCGCGGCGGCGGCGTCTCACGCTCCTTGCAGACCGGGCTCCATCGCTCCGCGGAGGCCCCGGCGCCGCGGCGTGCCCGACTGCAGCACGGGTACCGTGCGCCCTGTGGGGCGCCCCGAGCTCGGACGGGAGAAAGTCCTCGGGTTCCGCGGCTTTTCGAGCAGCTGCGCGCTCGCGGCCGGGGAAGGCGAGGTCGCCGCAATGCGCTACGCGGAGTCTCGGTCCCGTCCGGACGTGGCCCTGCTGCCGGCACAGCCCGGGTTCCTCCGCGCGCTACGGCTGCACCAGCGTCCCGGCTCCCGCTCACTGCCGCCCGCCGCCGAGGACGCCGCGCCTGTGGCCGAAGGAGCGCTCCGAGCGCTGTGCGCCGGCGAGGCGCGAGGGCTCGCCCTCTCACTCCCACCGGCGCTGGTCCCTCCTCCGCCTCCGCCCCCTGCCGCTGCCTGCTGGGCCTTGTAGTTCTCCAGCCGCGGCCCCAGAGGAGGGGGAGCCGGCCGAGCGGGCCGAGCTGTCCGGCGCTCTGCCCTTCTCTTCCTGCAGCCTGGTCTCCTTTGGCGCTTGCGCCCCTGCATCTGAGCGCGTCCCAGAGGGCGCCGGAAT